A part of Gossypium hirsutum isolate 1008001.06 chromosome A07, Gossypium_hirsutum_v2.1, whole genome shotgun sequence genomic DNA contains:
- the LOC107955245 gene encoding phosphatidylinositol/phosphatidylcholine transfer protein SFH9 isoform X2, whose protein sequence is MPGELIAFQENERFRKEGNLDFETSEDEKRRPTRGRSLKKKAMTASTKLTHGIRKRGKRVADCKFAAISIEDVRDAEEEKAVQAFREALLAKDQLPSRHDDYHTLLRFLKARKFDLDKTVQMWEDMLNWRKENGVDTILQDFVYDEYEAVQRCYPHGYHGVDKQGRPVYIERLGKIDPTKLMKVTTVDRFLKYHVQGFEKAFVEKFPACSIAAKRHIDSTTTILDVQGLNWMSFGKVAHDLVMRMQKIDGDNYPESLHQMYIVNAGNGFKLLWNTAKSFLDPRTTAKIQVLGNKFHNKLLESIDPSQLPEFLGGTCSCLNDGGCLRSDKGPWNNSEIMKLVHSGDALYLRKTESSSDNDNLEAKLLSTKVASSEISYASDVRSHTSDFMQLVSLSDKGQMSAPKSMHDIIEPESAAITEEANSTNDVTSIVTPRNPRKKFVNQVIDFVVYFLLKLLACIFFFAPGLGRFSEAQDSNPQVGNLSNHEVAGSGSLGNGTLTEAKEESLHPCWQRLQNLESLVTDLCNKPTNIPPEKEDMLLESLSRIKSIEQDLQRTKKFLQALLATASKQVELAESLEHLKETSLAVHLLMVSGMALAGDILMLAKKLQTFEPGKMNSVV, encoded by the exons ATGCCTG GGGAGTTAATAGCATTTCAAGAAAACGAGAGGTTTAGAAAGGAAGGGAATTTGGATTTTGAGACGTCTGAGGACGAGAAAAGAAGACCGACGCGAGGGAGATCTCTGAAGAAGAAAGCTATGACTGCTTCAACAAAGCTAACACATGGTATAAGGAAGCGTGGCAAACGCGTGGCTGATTGCAAATTTGCGGCAATTTCTATCGAGGATGTAAGGGATGCGGAGGAGGAAAAGGCAGTCCAAGCTTTTCGCGAGGCATTACTTGCAAAAGATCAGCTTCCCTCACGTCATGATGATTACCACACTTTGTTAAG ATTTCTGAAAGCAAGGAAATTTGACCTCGATAAAACTGTCCAGATGTGGGAAGATATGCTGAACTGGAGGAAAGAGAATGGAGTAGATACTATTTTACAG GATTTTGTGTATGATGAATATGAAGCAGTTCAGCGCTGTTACCCTCATGGTTACCATGGTGTAGACAAACAGGGTCGCCCAGTTTATATTGAAAGACTTGGTAAAATTGACCCTACCAAGCTGATGAAGGTTACTACAGTGGACAGATTTTTGAAATATCATGTGCAGGGCTTTGAGAAGGCTTTTGTGGAGAAGTTTCCTGCTTGTTCTATTGCTGCCAAGAGGCATATAGATTCTACAACCACAATATTAGATGTGCAGGGGTTG AACTGGATGAGCTTTGGCAAGGTTGCACATGATCTTGTAATGCGAATGCAGAAAATTGATGGAGACAACTATCCCGAG AGTTTACATCAAATGTACATAGTTAATGCTGGAAATGGATTCAAACTACTATGGAACACAGCAAAAAGCTTTCTTGATCCAAGGACTACAGCAAAGATTCAA GTTCTTGGGAAcaaatttcataataaattattGGAGAGTATTGATCCAAG CCAATTGCCGGAGTTTCTTGGTGGAACATGCTCATGCCTTAATGATGGCGGGTGTCTTAGATCTGACAAAGGACCCTGGAATAACTCAGAAATAATGAAG TTGGTGCACTCAGGAGATGCCTTGTACTTGAGGAAAACAGAAAGTTCTTCTGATAATGACAATTTGGAGGCCAAACTTTTATCTACTAAG GTTGCAAGTAGTGAAATATCTTATGCTTCCGATGTGAGATCACATACATCAGATTTCATGCAGTTAGTGTCACTTTCTGACAAA GGACAGATGAGTGCTCCTAAATCAATGCATGACATTATTGAACCAGAAAGTGCTGCAATAACTGAAGAAGCTAATTCAACAA ATGATGTAACTAGCATTGTTACTCCAAGAAATCCAAGAAAGAAGTTCGTTAACCAAGTAATAGATTTTGTGGTTTACTTCTTACTCAAATTGTTGGCATGTATCTTTTTCTTTGCCCCTGGACTGGGAAGATTTTCTGAAGCACAAGATTCAAATCCACAAGTAGGAAATCTGTCTAATCACGAGGTGGCAGGTTCAGGGTCTCTAGGAAATGGTACCTTGACAGAAGCAAAAGAGGAGTCACTCCATCCATGTTGGCAGAGGCTACAAAATTTAGAAAGCTTGGTAACTGACCTTTGTAACAAACCCACAAACATTCCTCCTGAAAAAGAAGACATGCTTCTTGAATCATTAAGTCGTATTAAATCTATTGAACAGGATTTACAGAGAACAAAGAAA TTTTTGCAGGCATTGCTTGCAACTGCATCAAAGCAAGTGGAACTTGCTGAGTCATTGGAACATTTAAAAGAGACCAGCTTAGCT GTGCATTTGCTGATGGTGTCGGGTATGGCATTAGCAGGGGACATACTCATGTTGGCGAAGAAACTACAAACCTTTGAACCCGGGAAGATGAATTCAGTTGTTTGA
- the LOC107955245 gene encoding phosphatidylinositol/phosphatidylcholine transfer protein SFH9 isoform X8: MPGELIAFQENERFRKEGNLDFETSEDEKRRPTRGRSLKKKAMTASTKLTHGIRKRGKRVADCKFAAISIEDVRDAEEEKAVQAFREALLAKDQLPSRHDDYHTLLRFLKARKFDLDKTVQMWEDMLNWRKENGVDTILQDFVYDEYEAVQRCYPHGYHGVDKQGRPVYIERLGKIDPTKLMKVTTVDRFLKYHVQGFEKAFVEKFPACSIAAKRHIDSTTTILDVQGLNWMSFGKVAHDLVMRMQKIDGDNYPESLHQMYIVNAGNGFKLLWNTAKSFLDPRTTAKIQVLGNKFHNKLLESIDPSQLPEFLGGTCSCLNDGGCLRSDKGPWNNSEIMKLVHSGDALYLRKTESSSDNDNLEAKLLSTKVASSEISYASDVRSHTSDFMQLVSLSDKGQMSAPKSMHDIIEPESAAITEEANSTNDVTSIVTPRNPRKKFVNQVIDFVVYFLLKLLACIFFFAPGLGRFSEAQDSNPQVGNLSNHEVAGSGSLGNGTLTEAKEESLHPCWQRLQNLESLVTDLCNKPTNIPPEKEDMLLESLSRIKSIEQDLQRTKKALLATASKQVELAESLEHLKETSLAGTYSCWRRNYKPLNPGR; the protein is encoded by the exons ATGCCTG GGGAGTTAATAGCATTTCAAGAAAACGAGAGGTTTAGAAAGGAAGGGAATTTGGATTTTGAGACGTCTGAGGACGAGAAAAGAAGACCGACGCGAGGGAGATCTCTGAAGAAGAAAGCTATGACTGCTTCAACAAAGCTAACACATGGTATAAGGAAGCGTGGCAAACGCGTGGCTGATTGCAAATTTGCGGCAATTTCTATCGAGGATGTAAGGGATGCGGAGGAGGAAAAGGCAGTCCAAGCTTTTCGCGAGGCATTACTTGCAAAAGATCAGCTTCCCTCACGTCATGATGATTACCACACTTTGTTAAG ATTTCTGAAAGCAAGGAAATTTGACCTCGATAAAACTGTCCAGATGTGGGAAGATATGCTGAACTGGAGGAAAGAGAATGGAGTAGATACTATTTTACAG GATTTTGTGTATGATGAATATGAAGCAGTTCAGCGCTGTTACCCTCATGGTTACCATGGTGTAGACAAACAGGGTCGCCCAGTTTATATTGAAAGACTTGGTAAAATTGACCCTACCAAGCTGATGAAGGTTACTACAGTGGACAGATTTTTGAAATATCATGTGCAGGGCTTTGAGAAGGCTTTTGTGGAGAAGTTTCCTGCTTGTTCTATTGCTGCCAAGAGGCATATAGATTCTACAACCACAATATTAGATGTGCAGGGGTTG AACTGGATGAGCTTTGGCAAGGTTGCACATGATCTTGTAATGCGAATGCAGAAAATTGATGGAGACAACTATCCCGAG AGTTTACATCAAATGTACATAGTTAATGCTGGAAATGGATTCAAACTACTATGGAACACAGCAAAAAGCTTTCTTGATCCAAGGACTACAGCAAAGATTCAA GTTCTTGGGAAcaaatttcataataaattattGGAGAGTATTGATCCAAG CCAATTGCCGGAGTTTCTTGGTGGAACATGCTCATGCCTTAATGATGGCGGGTGTCTTAGATCTGACAAAGGACCCTGGAATAACTCAGAAATAATGAAG TTGGTGCACTCAGGAGATGCCTTGTACTTGAGGAAAACAGAAAGTTCTTCTGATAATGACAATTTGGAGGCCAAACTTTTATCTACTAAG GTTGCAAGTAGTGAAATATCTTATGCTTCCGATGTGAGATCACATACATCAGATTTCATGCAGTTAGTGTCACTTTCTGACAAA GGACAGATGAGTGCTCCTAAATCAATGCATGACATTATTGAACCAGAAAGTGCTGCAATAACTGAAGAAGCTAATTCAACAA ATGATGTAACTAGCATTGTTACTCCAAGAAATCCAAGAAAGAAGTTCGTTAACCAAGTAATAGATTTTGTGGTTTACTTCTTACTCAAATTGTTGGCATGTATCTTTTTCTTTGCCCCTGGACTGGGAAGATTTTCTGAAGCACAAGATTCAAATCCACAAGTAGGAAATCTGTCTAATCACGAGGTGGCAGGTTCAGGGTCTCTAGGAAATGGTACCTTGACAGAAGCAAAAGAGGAGTCACTCCATCCATGTTGGCAGAGGCTACAAAATTTAGAAAGCTTGGTAACTGACCTTTGTAACAAACCCACAAACATTCCTCCTGAAAAAGAAGACATGCTTCTTGAATCATTAAGTCGTATTAAATCTATTGAACAGGATTTACAGAGAACAAAGAAA GCATTGCTTGCAACTGCATCAAAGCAAGTGGAACTTGCTGAGTCATTGGAACATTTAAAAGAGACCAGCTTAGCT GGGACATACTCATGTTGGCGAAGAAACTACAAACCTTTGAACCCGGGAAGATGA
- the LOC107955245 gene encoding phosphatidylinositol/phosphatidylcholine transfer protein SFH9 isoform X6, translating into MPAFQENERFRKEGNLDFETSEDEKRRPTRGRSLKKKAMTASTKLTHGIRKRGKRVADCKFAAISIEDVRDAEEEKAVQAFREALLAKDQLPSRHDDYHTLLRFLKARKFDLDKTVQMWEDMLNWRKENGVDTILQDFVYDEYEAVQRCYPHGYHGVDKQGRPVYIERLGKIDPTKLMKVTTVDRFLKYHVQGFEKAFVEKFPACSIAAKRHIDSTTTILDVQGLNWMSFGKVAHDLVMRMQKIDGDNYPESLHQMYIVNAGNGFKLLWNTAKSFLDPRTTAKIQVLGNKFHNKLLESIDPSQLPEFLGGTCSCLNDGGCLRSDKGPWNNSEIMKLVHSGDALYLRKTESSSDNDNLEAKLLSTKVASSEISYASDVRSHTSDFMQLVSLSDKGQMSAPKSMHDIIEPESAAITEEANSTNDVTSIVTPRNPRKKFVNQVIDFVVYFLLKLLACIFFFAPGLGRFSEAQDSNPQVGNLSNHEVAGSGSLGNGTLTEAKEESLHPCWQRLQNLESLVTDLCNKPTNIPPEKEDMLLESLSRIKSIEQDLQRTKKFLQALLATASKQVELAESLEHLKETSLAETKLVTLVCSGCLPKCCQSIMARGHTHVGEETTNL; encoded by the exons ATGCCTG CATTTCAAGAAAACGAGAGGTTTAGAAAGGAAGGGAATTTGGATTTTGAGACGTCTGAGGACGAGAAAAGAAGACCGACGCGAGGGAGATCTCTGAAGAAGAAAGCTATGACTGCTTCAACAAAGCTAACACATGGTATAAGGAAGCGTGGCAAACGCGTGGCTGATTGCAAATTTGCGGCAATTTCTATCGAGGATGTAAGGGATGCGGAGGAGGAAAAGGCAGTCCAAGCTTTTCGCGAGGCATTACTTGCAAAAGATCAGCTTCCCTCACGTCATGATGATTACCACACTTTGTTAAG ATTTCTGAAAGCAAGGAAATTTGACCTCGATAAAACTGTCCAGATGTGGGAAGATATGCTGAACTGGAGGAAAGAGAATGGAGTAGATACTATTTTACAG GATTTTGTGTATGATGAATATGAAGCAGTTCAGCGCTGTTACCCTCATGGTTACCATGGTGTAGACAAACAGGGTCGCCCAGTTTATATTGAAAGACTTGGTAAAATTGACCCTACCAAGCTGATGAAGGTTACTACAGTGGACAGATTTTTGAAATATCATGTGCAGGGCTTTGAGAAGGCTTTTGTGGAGAAGTTTCCTGCTTGTTCTATTGCTGCCAAGAGGCATATAGATTCTACAACCACAATATTAGATGTGCAGGGGTTG AACTGGATGAGCTTTGGCAAGGTTGCACATGATCTTGTAATGCGAATGCAGAAAATTGATGGAGACAACTATCCCGAG AGTTTACATCAAATGTACATAGTTAATGCTGGAAATGGATTCAAACTACTATGGAACACAGCAAAAAGCTTTCTTGATCCAAGGACTACAGCAAAGATTCAA GTTCTTGGGAAcaaatttcataataaattattGGAGAGTATTGATCCAAG CCAATTGCCGGAGTTTCTTGGTGGAACATGCTCATGCCTTAATGATGGCGGGTGTCTTAGATCTGACAAAGGACCCTGGAATAACTCAGAAATAATGAAG TTGGTGCACTCAGGAGATGCCTTGTACTTGAGGAAAACAGAAAGTTCTTCTGATAATGACAATTTGGAGGCCAAACTTTTATCTACTAAG GTTGCAAGTAGTGAAATATCTTATGCTTCCGATGTGAGATCACATACATCAGATTTCATGCAGTTAGTGTCACTTTCTGACAAA GGACAGATGAGTGCTCCTAAATCAATGCATGACATTATTGAACCAGAAAGTGCTGCAATAACTGAAGAAGCTAATTCAACAA ATGATGTAACTAGCATTGTTACTCCAAGAAATCCAAGAAAGAAGTTCGTTAACCAAGTAATAGATTTTGTGGTTTACTTCTTACTCAAATTGTTGGCATGTATCTTTTTCTTTGCCCCTGGACTGGGAAGATTTTCTGAAGCACAAGATTCAAATCCACAAGTAGGAAATCTGTCTAATCACGAGGTGGCAGGTTCAGGGTCTCTAGGAAATGGTACCTTGACAGAAGCAAAAGAGGAGTCACTCCATCCATGTTGGCAGAGGCTACAAAATTTAGAAAGCTTGGTAACTGACCTTTGTAACAAACCCACAAACATTCCTCCTGAAAAAGAAGACATGCTTCTTGAATCATTAAGTCGTATTAAATCTATTGAACAGGATTTACAGAGAACAAAGAAA TTTTTGCAGGCATTGCTTGCAACTGCATCAAAGCAAGTGGAACTTGCTGAGTCATTGGAACATTTAAAAGAGACCAGCTTAGCT GAAACTAAATTGGTGACACTAGTCTGTTCTGGTTGCTTGCCTAAGTGCTGCCAGTCCATTATGGCAAG GGGACATACTCATGTTGGCGAAGAAACTACAAACCTTTGA
- the LOC107955245 gene encoding phosphatidylinositol/phosphatidylcholine transfer protein SFH9 isoform X3, whose product MPGELIAFQENERFRKEGNLDFETSEDEKRRPTRGRSLKKKAMTASTKLTHGIRKRGKRVADCKFAAISIEDVRDAEEEKAVQAFREALLAKDQLPSRHDDYHTLLRFLKARKFDLDKTVQMWEDMLNWRKENGVDTILQDFVYDEYEAVQRCYPHGYHGVDKQGRPVYIERLGKIDPTKLMKVTTVDRFLKYHVQGFEKAFVEKFPACSIAAKRHIDSTTTILDVQGLNWMSFGKVAHDLVMRMQKIDGDNYPESLHQMYIVNAGNGFKLLWNTAKSFLDPRTTAKIQVLGNKFHNKLLESIDPSQLPEFLGGTCSCLNDGGCLRSDKGPWNNSEIMKLVHSGDALYLRKTESSSDNDNLEAKLLSTKVASSEISYASDVRSHTSDFMQLVSLSDKMSAPKSMHDIIEPESAAITEEANSTNDVTSIVTPRNPRKKFVNQVIDFVVYFLLKLLACIFFFAPGLGRFSEAQDSNPQVGNLSNHEVAGSGSLGNGTLTEAKEESLHPCWQRLQNLESLVTDLCNKPTNIPPEKEDMLLESLSRIKSIEQDLQRTKKFLQALLATASKQVELAESLEHLKETSLAETKLVTLVCSGCLPKCCQSIMARGHTHVGEETTNL is encoded by the exons ATGCCTG GGGAGTTAATAGCATTTCAAGAAAACGAGAGGTTTAGAAAGGAAGGGAATTTGGATTTTGAGACGTCTGAGGACGAGAAAAGAAGACCGACGCGAGGGAGATCTCTGAAGAAGAAAGCTATGACTGCTTCAACAAAGCTAACACATGGTATAAGGAAGCGTGGCAAACGCGTGGCTGATTGCAAATTTGCGGCAATTTCTATCGAGGATGTAAGGGATGCGGAGGAGGAAAAGGCAGTCCAAGCTTTTCGCGAGGCATTACTTGCAAAAGATCAGCTTCCCTCACGTCATGATGATTACCACACTTTGTTAAG ATTTCTGAAAGCAAGGAAATTTGACCTCGATAAAACTGTCCAGATGTGGGAAGATATGCTGAACTGGAGGAAAGAGAATGGAGTAGATACTATTTTACAG GATTTTGTGTATGATGAATATGAAGCAGTTCAGCGCTGTTACCCTCATGGTTACCATGGTGTAGACAAACAGGGTCGCCCAGTTTATATTGAAAGACTTGGTAAAATTGACCCTACCAAGCTGATGAAGGTTACTACAGTGGACAGATTTTTGAAATATCATGTGCAGGGCTTTGAGAAGGCTTTTGTGGAGAAGTTTCCTGCTTGTTCTATTGCTGCCAAGAGGCATATAGATTCTACAACCACAATATTAGATGTGCAGGGGTTG AACTGGATGAGCTTTGGCAAGGTTGCACATGATCTTGTAATGCGAATGCAGAAAATTGATGGAGACAACTATCCCGAG AGTTTACATCAAATGTACATAGTTAATGCTGGAAATGGATTCAAACTACTATGGAACACAGCAAAAAGCTTTCTTGATCCAAGGACTACAGCAAAGATTCAA GTTCTTGGGAAcaaatttcataataaattattGGAGAGTATTGATCCAAG CCAATTGCCGGAGTTTCTTGGTGGAACATGCTCATGCCTTAATGATGGCGGGTGTCTTAGATCTGACAAAGGACCCTGGAATAACTCAGAAATAATGAAG TTGGTGCACTCAGGAGATGCCTTGTACTTGAGGAAAACAGAAAGTTCTTCTGATAATGACAATTTGGAGGCCAAACTTTTATCTACTAAG GTTGCAAGTAGTGAAATATCTTATGCTTCCGATGTGAGATCACATACATCAGATTTCATGCAGTTAGTGTCACTTTCTGACAAA ATGAGTGCTCCTAAATCAATGCATGACATTATTGAACCAGAAAGTGCTGCAATAACTGAAGAAGCTAATTCAACAA ATGATGTAACTAGCATTGTTACTCCAAGAAATCCAAGAAAGAAGTTCGTTAACCAAGTAATAGATTTTGTGGTTTACTTCTTACTCAAATTGTTGGCATGTATCTTTTTCTTTGCCCCTGGACTGGGAAGATTTTCTGAAGCACAAGATTCAAATCCACAAGTAGGAAATCTGTCTAATCACGAGGTGGCAGGTTCAGGGTCTCTAGGAAATGGTACCTTGACAGAAGCAAAAGAGGAGTCACTCCATCCATGTTGGCAGAGGCTACAAAATTTAGAAAGCTTGGTAACTGACCTTTGTAACAAACCCACAAACATTCCTCCTGAAAAAGAAGACATGCTTCTTGAATCATTAAGTCGTATTAAATCTATTGAACAGGATTTACAGAGAACAAAGAAA TTTTTGCAGGCATTGCTTGCAACTGCATCAAAGCAAGTGGAACTTGCTGAGTCATTGGAACATTTAAAAGAGACCAGCTTAGCT GAAACTAAATTGGTGACACTAGTCTGTTCTGGTTGCTTGCCTAAGTGCTGCCAGTCCATTATGGCAAG GGGACATACTCATGTTGGCGAAGAAACTACAAACCTTTGA
- the LOC107955245 gene encoding phosphatidylinositol/phosphatidylcholine transfer protein SFH9 isoform X9 encodes MPGELIAFQENERFRKEGNLDFETSEDEKRRPTRGRSLKKKAMTASTKLTHGIRKRGKRVADCKFAAISIEDVRDAEEEKAVQAFREALLAKDQLPSRHDDYHTLLRFLKARKFDLDKTVQMWEDMLNWRKENGVDTILQDFVYDEYEAVQRCYPHGYHGVDKQGRPVYIERLGKIDPTKLMKVTTVDRFLKYHVQGFEKAFVEKFPACSIAAKRHIDSTTTILDVQGLNWMSFGKVAHDLVMRMQKIDGDNYPESLHQMYIVNAGNGFKLLWNTAKSFLDPRTTAKIQVLGNKFHNKLLESIDPSQLPEFLGGTCSCLNDGGCLRSDKGPWNNSEIMKLVHSGDALYLRKTESSSDNDNLEAKLLSTKVASSEISYASDVRSHTSDFMQLVSLSDKMSAPKSMHDIIEPESAAITEEANSTNDVTSIVTPRNPRKKFVNQVIDFVVYFLLKLLACIFFFAPGLGRFSEAQDSNPQVGNLSNHEVAGSGSLGNGTLTEAKEESLHPCWQRLQNLESLVTDLCNKPTNIPPEKEDMLLESLSRIKSIEQDLQRTKKALLATASKQVELAESLEHLKETSLAGTYSCWRRNYKPLNPGR; translated from the exons ATGCCTG GGGAGTTAATAGCATTTCAAGAAAACGAGAGGTTTAGAAAGGAAGGGAATTTGGATTTTGAGACGTCTGAGGACGAGAAAAGAAGACCGACGCGAGGGAGATCTCTGAAGAAGAAAGCTATGACTGCTTCAACAAAGCTAACACATGGTATAAGGAAGCGTGGCAAACGCGTGGCTGATTGCAAATTTGCGGCAATTTCTATCGAGGATGTAAGGGATGCGGAGGAGGAAAAGGCAGTCCAAGCTTTTCGCGAGGCATTACTTGCAAAAGATCAGCTTCCCTCACGTCATGATGATTACCACACTTTGTTAAG ATTTCTGAAAGCAAGGAAATTTGACCTCGATAAAACTGTCCAGATGTGGGAAGATATGCTGAACTGGAGGAAAGAGAATGGAGTAGATACTATTTTACAG GATTTTGTGTATGATGAATATGAAGCAGTTCAGCGCTGTTACCCTCATGGTTACCATGGTGTAGACAAACAGGGTCGCCCAGTTTATATTGAAAGACTTGGTAAAATTGACCCTACCAAGCTGATGAAGGTTACTACAGTGGACAGATTTTTGAAATATCATGTGCAGGGCTTTGAGAAGGCTTTTGTGGAGAAGTTTCCTGCTTGTTCTATTGCTGCCAAGAGGCATATAGATTCTACAACCACAATATTAGATGTGCAGGGGTTG AACTGGATGAGCTTTGGCAAGGTTGCACATGATCTTGTAATGCGAATGCAGAAAATTGATGGAGACAACTATCCCGAG AGTTTACATCAAATGTACATAGTTAATGCTGGAAATGGATTCAAACTACTATGGAACACAGCAAAAAGCTTTCTTGATCCAAGGACTACAGCAAAGATTCAA GTTCTTGGGAAcaaatttcataataaattattGGAGAGTATTGATCCAAG CCAATTGCCGGAGTTTCTTGGTGGAACATGCTCATGCCTTAATGATGGCGGGTGTCTTAGATCTGACAAAGGACCCTGGAATAACTCAGAAATAATGAAG TTGGTGCACTCAGGAGATGCCTTGTACTTGAGGAAAACAGAAAGTTCTTCTGATAATGACAATTTGGAGGCCAAACTTTTATCTACTAAG GTTGCAAGTAGTGAAATATCTTATGCTTCCGATGTGAGATCACATACATCAGATTTCATGCAGTTAGTGTCACTTTCTGACAAA ATGAGTGCTCCTAAATCAATGCATGACATTATTGAACCAGAAAGTGCTGCAATAACTGAAGAAGCTAATTCAACAA ATGATGTAACTAGCATTGTTACTCCAAGAAATCCAAGAAAGAAGTTCGTTAACCAAGTAATAGATTTTGTGGTTTACTTCTTACTCAAATTGTTGGCATGTATCTTTTTCTTTGCCCCTGGACTGGGAAGATTTTCTGAAGCACAAGATTCAAATCCACAAGTAGGAAATCTGTCTAATCACGAGGTGGCAGGTTCAGGGTCTCTAGGAAATGGTACCTTGACAGAAGCAAAAGAGGAGTCACTCCATCCATGTTGGCAGAGGCTACAAAATTTAGAAAGCTTGGTAACTGACCTTTGTAACAAACCCACAAACATTCCTCCTGAAAAAGAAGACATGCTTCTTGAATCATTAAGTCGTATTAAATCTATTGAACAGGATTTACAGAGAACAAAGAAA GCATTGCTTGCAACTGCATCAAAGCAAGTGGAACTTGCTGAGTCATTGGAACATTTAAAAGAGACCAGCTTAGCT GGGACATACTCATGTTGGCGAAGAAACTACAAACCTTTGAACCCGGGAAGATGA